The following nucleotide sequence is from Pseudobacteriovorax antillogorgiicola.
GATGGCCAACTCAATCCTCTCTCTCAACAAGCAAAAAATTTTGACTTAACTACTTAACAAATCGAAACATGCATATTTTGCGAAACCCTTTCTACGACTGTGCATATCTCGTTTTTTCTACACTGAAAAAAGTTAAGTAGAGAGTGTTTTGCCTTAACCTTTTTGAGAGGACATTTCTTATTGCAGAGGGACGTAAGTCAGGCCGAATTTGCCAAGCTTATTGGTGTTTCTAAAGCTGCTATTACCCAGCAGATATCCAGCGGTAAAAGGCTCAATAAATCGATCAGCAGATCCAATGGCAAAGTATCAATTGATATTGTGAAAGGTATTTTAGAGTGGTTCGGCAATGCCGATCAAACCAAGTATCGCAAGGGACAGCAAAACCATTCCGATCTAACCAAGCTCTCCGAAGGCATCATGGATCCTAAGGACTCCAATGCCATGAAGATTCACTATTCCGCACTTAACGAAAAGCTCGAATACGAATCCGAAGCGAAAATTCTAATGCCCAAAGAAAAAATTAGGAACGAGGTGTTTCAAAGCTTCAGAGGTCTGAGGGACAATCTCCTCAACACACCCAATGAAATCAGTGGTGACCTTCGTCGCTCTATCGATCGTTTTCTTGATGATGAGTTCGGAGATAACACATCGACCAGGCTATCGAAGGATGTGGAGACGATTATCACTGAAGCTCGTCGGTCCATGGCTGGAGAGATTAAAAAACTCCTATCAAGTCTTTCAGATGCGATTGAGGAGGTGAGTCGTGCTTGATCTCAACTTCAAATTTAAGAGCGACGAATACGGTTCAATCCTACCTGATATCGCTTATGCCCTAAGACCCAATCCCGACATCACCATTGCCGAGCATGCTGAGAAGAACTTATACTTGATCCCTGGCAAGAACCCCTTTCCAGGTCTTGTGGACTTTGACCGAACTCCATATCTGTACGAGATCCTTTCAGCTCTGATGCCTGATAACGGCATTGAAAAAGTTGTTCTCATGAAGGGCTGGCAAACTGGTGGTACCTTAGCAGGTTTGGCCTGGATGCTGTGGGTTATGGATGCCGCTCCTGCGCCGATGCTAATCGTCCAGCCTAATGATGAACTTCGAAACAAGTTCTCAAAGCAAAGAATCAGCCCGATTGTGAGCAACTGCAAATCACTGCAGGGAAAGATCGAAGAGCTTGAACGTTACTCAAGTAAGAAAGAGGCCAAGGACACCCTGATTACCAAGCAGTTTCCAGGTGGATTTTTAAACCTAGGGACTGCGAAATCGGAGGTTTCTCTCCGATCTGATACGGTTCAGTTTGTGATGTTTGACGAGGTGTCGGCCTACGATGATGATTGCCAGGGACATGGCGATCCGTGTGGCATCGCCCTTGGCCGCACCTCTCATTATGATGGTCGAAAAAAGATCTTCTACATCTCAACTCCCACCATTCATGGCTCTTGCCGGATTGAAGAGGAGTATAACTTTTCAGACAAGCGCAAATACTTCATTAAATGCCTTAGCTGTGGGGAACCTCAGATTTTTGAATGGAAAAGGTTCTTCTTTGGCGAAGAAAGAGTCCACTATCGCTGCATAAAGTGTGAATACAAGCATTATGAGGAAGATAAGCCCGAACTACTAAAGCGGGGAAACGCCTCATGGCAGGCGACCGCTAACCCTGTAAACCCCAAGTCTGTGGGCTTTCATCTGCCTGCCCTCTATGCCCCCCTCGGAGCATGGTCTTGGGAGAGTTCTGTTGAGCAGTTCAAAAAGGGAAAAACCAACCCCCAAGAGCTGAAGGTCTTCGTCAATAACGTCCTAGGCGAAACCTGGGAAGATCGAAACATCAAAACCATCGATCCAGAAGACATCATGACCCTTGCCGAAGACTATAGCTTTGGTCCAGATGATCCACTGCCCCAAGGCATTGGAGCCATCACAGCAGGTGTTGATACCCATCCGAGTCACGTAGATATCGTGGTCCGCGGTTGGGGGCGGGATCTTGAAAACTGGATCTTAGACCATGTGGTCATCGAGGGCGATTCCAATAAGGATGAGATCTGGAGTCAGGTCTACCGCGTCCTTAGCCAGACCTATACCCACCACACCGGAGTCAAACTTAGGATCGCTGTAACCTGTGTCGATACGGGCGGCCACAACACCGAGGCCGTCTATAACTTCTGCCGGGGACGGCTTCCGGAGTTTATCTTGGCCATCAAGGGATCGAGAAACCCTTCAGCCCCCGTCATTGGCAACTCGACCAAGGTCAAGGAGCGGACGGTTGATCTTTTTCCTGTGGGAAAACTGGCAACCCATGGTCGTCTTTACTCCTCGATCAACCAGTCCATCGATAAAGCCAAAGAGATCAAGGAGGCCTTAAAAAATGGCAATCAGCTTATTTCCTATTCCGGGCCACAGGTTATGCACTTTCATAAGGGGCTTCGCGAGAGCTTTTATCGCCAGCTCACAGCCCCAAAGGCCAAGTGGGTAAGACAGGAGGGACAGATGATAAGAACCTATGTCACAACCGATCATGTGGCTGACCATGCCCACGATGCCATGCGCTATGCAGATGCGGCGTTTTGTTTCTGGGCTCAGGATATCAATTCCGTCTGCGATGATCTCGATGGGAGGGCCCAATCATGAAAAGCTATCGGGAGCAGCTAGAAGCTGTTGAGAAGGCTATAGAGGCTGCAGAAAAGAATCAGGAGTTTGAAATCGAAGTTGGCGGCAATCGAAGGCGGCACAAGAAAGCCAATCTTGCTGACCTCTACAAACGCGAGACCTTCCTAAGGCGCATGGTTGCAAGAGAAGGTGGCCGTGACATCATCTTAGGAGTGCCCGAGTGAACTACGAAGAAAGCCCATCAGGGCTGCTGCTGCCTCAATCCATGAGTCATAGCTATAAGACTGCCAATCCCTTCAATCGGATCGTAGAGAACTGGATGCCAGCCTCAGGGGATACCGACGAGGCTCTTCTTCCATCTCTTGAAGTGCTCCGGGATCAGTCCCGCGATCTTGACCGCAATGAATCCATTGCTCGGGGCGCCATCGAAAACATCACCAGCAACGTCGTGGGTGAGGGGCTTTGGCCTCAGGCAAAGCTAAATCATGAGATCCTTGAAATCTCTGAAAAGGAGGCTCGGGGATTTGAGGCGCGGGCTGAGAACCTCTTTAGGCTCCACGCAGAATCCACAGCCCTTGACTTTACAGGTAGGTCCACATTCCCCGAGCTCCTGGATCAGGTGCTTAGAAGTCAGTTCGTTGATGGCGACATTCTTGGGGTTCGTAGGGTCAAGGAGGTGCGAAAGCATGGCCTTCTCGCAACTGCCGTCCAGCTCATCCCGGGTGCTAGGCTTACTGATCCGCTCGACTATCAGGGGCGGCAGGATCTAAGGGAAGGCGTTGAGCTTGACCTTAATGGCGAGCCCATTGCCTATCACATCTTAAATCGCGGCAAATACCTTGGCGATCGCTATGCAGAGCTCAAGACTATGAGAGTTCCCCGCTACTCGAAAAGTGATGATATCCAGGTGCTTCACGTTTTCCATAGAAGAATGTCAGATCAAACCCGCGGCGAACCACTCCTTGCCCCAGCCCTTGAAAAGTTTAAGCAGCTCAGCCGCTACGCTGAGGCAGAGATTGCTGCCGCCGTGATCAATGCCTTCTATACGACATTTATCACGACCGAGGGCGTGAGCGTCCTCGACCAAAGAAGCTATGCCAATGAATACAGCGCCAAGGCTCCAAAGCAAGAAAGGTCAAGGGCTAAGCTTGGTCCCATGACCATGCTGAATCTTCTTCCTGGAGAAAAGGTCGAGTCACCGACGCCAGGCAGGCCTTCGCCCCAGTTCGAGGCCTTCTTTCAGTCAGTACTAAAGCAGATCGGGCCATCGATCGGTCTACCGTATGAAGTGTTGCTTCAGCATTTTTCAGCCTCCTACTCGGCAGCCCGAGCTTCACTGCTTCAGGCCTGGCGATTCTTTAAAATCCGCCGAAAGTGGCTTGAAATCCAGTTCTGTCAGCCTGTCTATGAGTGGGTGATTGAAGAGGCGATCCTTAAGGGGTTGCTTGATGCTCCGGGGTTTGAGGATCCACTTAAGAGAGCTACCTACCTAAAAGCTACGTGGATCGGACAGGAGATGCCGAGCATTGATCGCCTTAAGGATGCCAAGGCTGATGAGGTGGAGCTCGCGAATGGGACGACGACTCGTCGGGAGATTGTTGAGAGTAAGGGGAAGGATTATGATAAAATCGGTATTGAGACAGCAAAAGATTCAGCTCACTCAGAAAGGTTAGACTGAGAAGTATTGATCGCCTACTATAGTTTGCTCTTATGAACTAAGAGTCTAAAGTAAAGTAGGCTTTGCTAATTTCTAGATACTGCTCTTCCCCACCAACTCTAGCTTTTCCGCGCAAAGAAAATCGAATCTCAGATTGAGAAGCGCCAGTGACAGCAGCTTGAATCATTTCAAAGAAAAGTTGAAATACACGAAAGAATAGAAATATCGAAGCAATAAAGAAAAGGTTTGGGACAAATATCAGATAAGCTTGTTGGGTTTCCGAGAAAAAAAGTAGTGTTACATAGCAAACCATCGATACTATAAGTAACGCTTCAAGAATAATGTAGTGACTAATAATCTGCTGGGCGATTTCGGGGTTACCAAAAATCTGTGACAACCTTCTATTGTTCATCCCGACCATTGTGGTTAAGGGAGTAATGCCGAAAGCAAATAGGGTTGCTGAAATTCCGGCACATAAAGTGGCTATCGTTGAAAGAGTTTTTAGATGCGCTGCCGATGCGTAGTGAGCAAAAAGCAAGTTTAAAGGCGCCAAAAAAACGGCAATAAGCAATAGAGGCTTAACTATGGATACCAAAGTTTTCTTCATGCTGATCACCTTTCCTTGACGAGGAAAAAAGTAACGAAACAATTCGTTCTCTTATGTCATCATCGTCAAATTGATCATCAGTTATCAGAATCTCTTCATCTTTGAACAGATGTCCTTTGAGAAGATCAATTACCTGAGGAACCTTATCATAAACAACGTCTACTACTAAACGATTTTCTTTCTGATTAAGAATGGATTTCATGATGTAGCAATCGGTTCCTGTTATGTTTTTTAGCTCTCGTTCAAAATCCATGATTGTCTCTTTAGCTAATCCAAAACTGAGGTCAATATAGTCAGGAGCATGATCAGTAGAGAACCTACGAATGACTTCTAGGAGAGGAAGGCTTCTTTCAAACATGGAACGATCTTGTATCTGATTGCGAAATACCTTTACTCGAAGATTGATAAAGCGAGTATCTTTACTGCTAAGAATATTATGGATATCATGCCGGAGAATGGGGTGGAGTTCTATATAGACATCTTCTTTTTCTACCTGCTTTACTATATGGCTAAATAGTTTTCTGACCTGGCGTAGTGATGGCCCTCCTGAAACTTGCTGAATTATTACATCTGTGTGCTCGGAGGACTGACGTATACCAAAATACGACT
It contains:
- a CDS encoding phage portal protein, encoding MNYEESPSGLLLPQSMSHSYKTANPFNRIVENWMPASGDTDEALLPSLEVLRDQSRDLDRNESIARGAIENITSNVVGEGLWPQAKLNHEILEISEKEARGFEARAENLFRLHAESTALDFTGRSTFPELLDQVLRSQFVDGDILGVRRVKEVRKHGLLATAVQLIPGARLTDPLDYQGRQDLREGVELDLNGEPIAYHILNRGKYLGDRYAELKTMRVPRYSKSDDIQVLHVFHRRMSDQTRGEPLLAPALEKFKQLSRYAEAEIAAAVINAFYTTFITTEGVSVLDQRSYANEYSAKAPKQERSRAKLGPMTMLNLLPGEKVESPTPGRPSPQFEAFFQSVLKQIGPSIGLPYEVLLQHFSASYSAARASLLQAWRFFKIRRKWLEIQFCQPVYEWVIEEAILKGLLDAPGFEDPLKRATYLKATWIGQEMPSIDRLKDAKADEVELANGTTTRREIVESKGKDYDKIGIETAKDSAHSERLD
- a CDS encoding phage terminase large subunit family protein, producing MLDLNFKFKSDEYGSILPDIAYALRPNPDITIAEHAEKNLYLIPGKNPFPGLVDFDRTPYLYEILSALMPDNGIEKVVLMKGWQTGGTLAGLAWMLWVMDAAPAPMLIVQPNDELRNKFSKQRISPIVSNCKSLQGKIEELERYSSKKEAKDTLITKQFPGGFLNLGTAKSEVSLRSDTVQFVMFDEVSAYDDDCQGHGDPCGIALGRTSHYDGRKKIFYISTPTIHGSCRIEEEYNFSDKRKYFIKCLSCGEPQIFEWKRFFFGEERVHYRCIKCEYKHYEEDKPELLKRGNASWQATANPVNPKSVGFHLPALYAPLGAWSWESSVEQFKKGKTNPQELKVFVNNVLGETWEDRNIKTIDPEDIMTLAEDYSFGPDDPLPQGIGAITAGVDTHPSHVDIVVRGWGRDLENWILDHVVIEGDSNKDEIWSQVYRVLSQTYTHHTGVKLRIAVTCVDTGGHNTEAVYNFCRGRLPEFILAIKGSRNPSAPVIGNSTKVKERTVDLFPVGKLATHGRLYSSINQSIDKAKEIKEALKNGNQLISYSGPQVMHFHKGLRESFYRQLTAPKAKWVRQEGQMIRTYVTTDHVADHAHDAMRYADAAFCFWAQDINSVCDDLDGRAQS